One genomic segment of Devosia sp. includes these proteins:
- a CDS encoding SRPBCC domain-containing protein: MNDQAFPNPFKTELPTDAPLIIMSRTFAAPLALVWKVWTEKEHVAHWWGFGNNEVVEYDVRTGGKWRIVGLSPDGTRWVMFGTYLAVEPKHLIRNTFVVEGAFEEDERYYEEHHFEERDGKTYYRSISNFPDFEMRDATVDTGMEWGANVSMVQFDAILDRLMGKDGGAA, from the coding sequence ATGAATGACCAGGCCTTTCCCAACCCGTTCAAGACCGAATTGCCGACCGACGCGCCGCTCATCATCATGTCGCGGACGTTCGCGGCCCCGTTGGCGCTGGTGTGGAAGGTGTGGACCGAAAAGGAACACGTCGCCCACTGGTGGGGGTTCGGCAACAACGAGGTCGTCGAGTATGACGTGCGCACCGGCGGCAAGTGGCGCATTGTCGGCCTGTCGCCCGATGGCACGCGGTGGGTGATGTTCGGCACCTACCTTGCGGTTGAGCCCAAGCATCTGATCCGCAATACATTTGTCGTCGAAGGCGCCTTCGAGGAAGACGAGCGCTATTACGAGGAGCACCATTTCGAGGAAAGGGACGGCAAGACCTACTACCGGTCCATCTCGAATTTCCCCGACTTCGAAATGCGCGACGCGACCGTCGATACCGGCATGGAGTGGGGCGCCAATGTCTCCATGGTCCAGTTCGATGCGATCCTTGATCGCCTCATGGGCAAGGACGGGGGCGCGGCCTAG
- a CDS encoding heavy metal translocating P-type ATPase, translating to MNQHVHDHSPSTTLDISGMTCASCVNRVEKALLKVPGVETASVNLATERAMVTGGDTDALIAAIGKAGYEARARAADAPAHDHSHHHDEDASQLRRDVILAAIPTLPLFLIEMIGHAYMPFHMWVMSVVPMDLLYIGYFALATFVLFVPGIRFFRIGIPALLRGAPEMNSLVALGAGAAWLYSSVVTFAPHLVPSETRFVYFEAAAVIVTLILVGRWLEAIGKGRTGQAIRQLMEQQAKTARVERDGKVSEIAIGDVRTGDIVLVRPGEKIPVDGDIVDGASHIDESMISGEPLPVSKGVGAEVVGGTLNTSGAFSFRATKVGGDTMLAQIIRMVEDAQAGKLPIQAVVDRITGIFVPIVIGLAIVTAVVWFVVGPDPKLTYALVNAVAVLIIACPCAMGLATPMSIMVGTGRAAQLGVLFRKSEALQQLRDAKVVALDKTGTLTAGRPELTDIILDDDFEHDEVLALVAAAESRSEHPIATAIVAAAEKAGLDLGNVTAFDSDPGHGITATVDGRKVEVGSARLLKGLDLSDFDDAAARLAAEGKTPVFAAIDGRPAAAIVVADVIKPSSRAVIDALHQMGLKTAMISGDNARTARAIAAKLGIDEVRAEVLPADKVAAIKSLRSGHGLVAYVGDGINDAPALAEADIGIAVGSGTDAAIESADVVLLGGDLKGVLNAIRISRATLRNIRENLFWAFGYNALLIPVAAGVLFPAFGILLSPMIGAGAMALSSVFVVGNAQRLRAIEGVRL from the coding sequence ATGAACCAACACGTCCACGACCACAGCCCCTCCACCACGCTCGATATCTCGGGCATGACCTGCGCATCCTGCGTCAACCGCGTGGAGAAGGCGCTGCTGAAAGTGCCGGGCGTCGAGACAGCGTCCGTCAACCTGGCGACAGAGCGCGCCATGGTGACCGGTGGCGACACCGATGCGCTCATCGCCGCCATCGGCAAGGCCGGATATGAAGCGCGCGCCCGCGCTGCCGATGCGCCCGCCCATGATCATTCCCACCATCACGATGAAGACGCTTCGCAATTGCGGCGCGATGTCATCCTTGCGGCCATCCCCACCCTGCCCCTTTTCCTGATCGAGATGATCGGCCATGCCTATATGCCGTTCCATATGTGGGTCATGTCGGTCGTGCCGATGGACTTGCTCTATATCGGCTATTTCGCGCTGGCGACCTTCGTGCTCTTCGTTCCGGGCATCCGCTTTTTCCGCATCGGCATTCCAGCCCTGCTGCGCGGCGCGCCGGAGATGAACTCACTGGTGGCCCTCGGCGCAGGCGCTGCCTGGCTCTATTCGAGCGTGGTCACGTTCGCGCCCCACTTGGTGCCCTCGGAAACCCGCTTCGTCTATTTCGAAGCCGCGGCGGTCATCGTGACACTTATTCTGGTCGGTCGCTGGCTTGAGGCAATTGGCAAGGGCCGCACCGGCCAGGCCATCCGCCAGCTCATGGAACAGCAGGCCAAGACGGCGCGCGTGGAGCGGGATGGCAAGGTTAGCGAGATTGCCATTGGCGATGTGCGGACCGGCGATATCGTCCTCGTGCGGCCGGGGGAAAAAATCCCGGTCGATGGCGACATCGTCGATGGCGCCAGCCATATCGATGAATCGATGATTTCGGGCGAACCCCTGCCGGTGTCCAAGGGCGTCGGTGCAGAAGTGGTCGGGGGTACGCTCAACACCTCCGGTGCCTTCAGCTTCCGGGCCACCAAGGTCGGTGGGGATACAATGCTGGCCCAGATCATCCGCATGGTGGAAGACGCGCAGGCCGGCAAGCTGCCCATTCAGGCGGTGGTGGATCGGATCACCGGCATTTTCGTGCCGATCGTCATCGGGCTGGCCATTGTGACCGCAGTGGTCTGGTTCGTGGTCGGTCCTGATCCGAAACTGACTTATGCGCTGGTGAATGCTGTCGCCGTCCTCATCATCGCCTGCCCCTGTGCCATGGGCCTGGCCACGCCGATGTCGATCATGGTCGGCACCGGGCGGGCCGCACAACTGGGCGTTCTGTTCCGCAAGAGCGAGGCGTTGCAACAATTGCGCGACGCCAAGGTCGTGGCCCTGGACAAGACCGGCACGCTGACGGCCGGGCGGCCCGAACTCACGGACATCATCCTCGATGATGATTTCGAGCACGACGAGGTCCTTGCCCTGGTGGCAGCCGCTGAATCGCGCTCCGAGCACCCGATCGCAACGGCCATTGTTGCCGCGGCCGAAAAGGCCGGCCTCGACCTGGGCAATGTAACGGCCTTTGATTCAGACCCCGGTCACGGCATTACTGCAACCGTGGATGGCCGCAAGGTCGAGGTCGGTTCCGCCAGGCTCCTCAAGGGTCTCGATCTGTCCGACTTTGATGACGCTGCTGCCCGCCTGGCGGCGGAAGGCAAGACGCCGGTATTTGCCGCAATCGACGGTCGCCCGGCTGCCGCCATTGTGGTCGCGGATGTCATCAAGCCGTCGAGCCGTGCCGTGATCGACGCCCTGCACCAGATGGGCCTCAAGACGGCGATGATTTCCGGCGACAATGCGCGGACGGCCCGGGCCATCGCCGCCAAGCTCGGGATTGACGAAGTGCGTGCCGAAGTCCTGCCTGCGGACAAGGTCGCGGCCATCAAGTCGCTGCGGTCCGGTCACGGGCTGGTGGCCTATGTCGGCGACGGCATCAACGATGCTCCTGCTTTGGCCGAGGCCGATATCGGCATTGCCGTTGGCAGCGGCACGGATGCCGCCATCGAAAGCGCCGACGTGGTTTTGTTGGGCGGAGACCTCAAGGGGGTGCTCAATGCCATCCGCATCAGCCGCGCGACCCTCAGGAACATTCGCGAGAACCTGTTCTGGGCCTTTGGGTACAATGCACTGCTGATCCCGGTCGCGGCCGGCGTCCTGTTCCCCGCCTTCGGTATCCTGCTCTCGCCGATGATCGGCGCAGGAGCCATGGCCCTGTCATCAGTCTTCGTCGTGGGCAATGCACAACGCCTGCGCGCCATAGAAGGAGTACGCCTATGA
- a CDS encoding LacI family DNA-binding transcriptional regulator: MQQQKLATIEDVAAMAGVSIATVSRAINEPTKVADATRRRVSDAIARTGYTTNAMARSLRMRRSNMILILAPDVGDPNFTNILVGLETEASKRGYGLLIGNTQNDPSRETDYLRFISSNQADGLILFTGHLPFGLGQSPAEARLPPMVAVNEPVIGQGVPFVGVDNFEGARVATEHLISQGHRRIAYVGRAPHREVSRLREEGYRAALAGAGIAVEPRLVIDGEGTTESGRAAAELMFVRDALPTAFFCVNDATAMGVMIALNARRYDLPRQFSIMGFDDISFASFLTPSLTTMKQPRHRMGEAAMELLLTLLAGEQPKSREVLLRAELIVRNSVTRPEHG, from the coding sequence GTGCAGCAACAAAAGCTGGCCACCATTGAAGATGTCGCGGCCATGGCTGGCGTCTCCATCGCCACGGTCAGCCGCGCCATCAACGAGCCGACAAAGGTTGCCGATGCCACGCGGCGCCGGGTCTCCGACGCCATTGCGCGTACCGGCTACACCACCAATGCCATGGCGCGCTCACTGCGGATGCGCCGCAGCAATATGATCCTCATACTGGCGCCGGACGTTGGCGACCCGAACTTCACCAACATCCTCGTCGGATTGGAAACCGAGGCCAGCAAGCGCGGCTATGGGCTCCTGATCGGCAATACCCAGAACGATCCGAGCCGCGAAACCGACTATCTGCGCTTTATCAGCTCGAACCAGGCCGATGGGCTGATCCTGTTTACCGGCCACCTGCCCTTTGGTCTCGGCCAGAGCCCTGCAGAGGCGCGCCTGCCGCCCATGGTCGCGGTCAATGAGCCGGTGATCGGCCAGGGTGTGCCGTTTGTCGGCGTGGACAATTTCGAAGGGGCCCGCGTCGCCACCGAGCACCTCATCTCCCAGGGGCACCGCCGCATCGCCTATGTCGGGCGCGCGCCCCATCGCGAAGTCAGCCGCCTGCGTGAAGAGGGGTATCGCGCCGCGCTTGCCGGAGCCGGTATCGCCGTCGAGCCGCGGCTGGTGATCGATGGTGAGGGCACCACCGAGAGCGGGCGCGCCGCCGCGGAACTGATGTTTGTGCGCGATGCGCTGCCCACCGCCTTCTTTTGCGTCAATGATGCCACGGCCATGGGGGTGATGATCGCCCTCAATGCACGGCGCTACGACCTGCCCCGGCAGTTTTCGATCATGGGCTTTGACGACATTTCCTTTGCCAGCTTCCTCACCCCGTCGCTGACGACGATGAAGCAGCCGCGTCACCGGATGGGAGAGGCGGCCATGGAACTGCTGCTCACCCTATTGGCCGGTGAGCAGCCGAAGTCGCGCGAAGTGCTGCTCAGGGCCGAGTTGATCGTCCGAAACTCGGTCACCCGGCCCGAACACGGCTAG
- a CDS encoding Crp/Fnr family transcriptional regulator encodes MQTSRKDIHNSDTPKLCQSCEARHQGICGALTPDQLLMLSKSTRRVSRKAGEELLADAMPISSFANVLRGVVKLTKVLEDGRQQVVGLQFAPDLLGRPFAAESRVSAEAASDVDLCLISKPAMEALLQQSAPLEHRVMMQALRELDEARDWMVTLGRKTATEKVASFLYLIATHIDPLEADASCFELPLSRADIADFLGLTIETVSRQFTRLKSDGVIEITNFRQIGIPDLARLRVHCG; translated from the coding sequence ATGCAGACATCTCGCAAAGACATCCATAATTCCGACACGCCGAAATTGTGCCAGAGCTGTGAGGCCCGGCATCAGGGCATTTGCGGCGCGCTCACTCCCGATCAACTTCTCATGCTGTCGAAATCTACTCGGCGGGTATCGCGAAAGGCCGGCGAAGAACTTCTGGCCGACGCCATGCCCATTTCCAGTTTTGCCAATGTCCTGCGCGGGGTGGTGAAACTGACCAAGGTGCTCGAAGATGGCCGCCAGCAAGTGGTTGGCCTGCAATTCGCCCCCGACCTCTTGGGGCGGCCCTTTGCTGCCGAAAGCCGCGTGAGCGCGGAAGCTGCTTCCGATGTCGACCTGTGCCTCATCTCCAAGCCGGCCATGGAAGCGCTGCTGCAGCAGAGCGCGCCGCTTGAACACCGGGTCATGATGCAGGCCCTGCGCGAATTGGACGAAGCGCGGGACTGGATGGTCACACTGGGGCGGAAGACGGCGACTGAAAAGGTCGCGAGCTTTCTCTACCTGATCGCCACGCATATCGATCCGCTGGAGGCCGATGCATCCTGCTTTGAGCTGCCCCTGAGCCGGGCGGACATTGCCGACTTTCTCGGTCTCACCATCGAAACCGTGAGCCGGCAGTTCACCAGGCTCAAGTCCGATGGCGTGATCGAGATCACCAATTTCCGCCAGATCGGCATACCTGACCTGGCGCGGCTACGCGTCCATTGCGGATAG
- the cueR gene encoding Cu(I)-responsive transcriptional regulator yields the protein MNIGQAAERSGVSAKMIRYYEQIGLISPAGRTDSNYRVYGGDDVHVLRFIKRARTLGFSVDETSALLALWQDRSRASADVREIASGHISGLETKIAELEGMVNTLKHLVHCCNGDDRPDCPILDDLAGHGKQKGN from the coding sequence ATGAATATCGGGCAGGCGGCCGAGCGCTCCGGCGTCTCGGCCAAGATGATCCGCTACTACGAGCAGATCGGACTGATTTCACCGGCTGGCCGCACAGACAGCAATTATCGCGTCTATGGCGGCGACGACGTGCATGTCCTGCGCTTCATCAAGCGCGCCCGCACGCTCGGCTTTTCAGTGGATGAGACATCGGCGCTGCTGGCTCTCTGGCAGGACCGGAGCCGCGCCAGCGCCGACGTCAGGGAAATTGCCAGCGGTCATATTTCAGGGCTGGAGACCAAGATCGCCGAGCTCGAAGGCATGGTCAACACGCTCAAGCACCTGGTGCATTGCTGCAATGGCGACGACCGACCGGACTGTCCGATCCTGGATGATCTGGCCGGACACGGAAAACAGAAGGGAAACTGA
- a CDS encoding substrate-binding domain-containing protein, whose product MKLAKTLLASAVLATGLGGVALAQDDTVTIGVSVPAATHGWTGGVNYFAQQAIERLGATYPNVEYVFASSPDSPKQIADIEDMVSTRGIDALVILPGDPDAMTSAIKQVKDAGKFVTVVDRQLSIDGVENLYVAGDNPGLGANSAEYFKEAMPDGGNIVILRGLPIPIDQQRFDAFMAGIEGSNITVLDDEFANWNRDDGFKVMQDFLTRFPDIKGVWAQDDDIALGAIEAIRQAGRESEMFIVGGAGMQQMLQRVQAGDALVPVDVSYSPAMIATAIELTTSHFTGGIQVAGRYILDSTLITQDNVEGFLDAESPF is encoded by the coding sequence ATGAAACTGGCAAAAACCCTTCTGGCGTCGGCGGTGCTCGCCACTGGCCTGGGCGGCGTCGCCCTGGCGCAGGACGATACCGTGACCATCGGCGTTTCGGTTCCGGCCGCAACCCATGGCTGGACCGGCGGCGTCAACTACTTCGCCCAGCAGGCGATTGAGCGCCTGGGCGCCACCTACCCCAATGTCGAATACGTCTTTGCCTCTTCACCCGACTCGCCCAAGCAGATCGCCGACATCGAAGACATGGTCTCGACCCGCGGCATTGATGCCCTGGTGATCCTGCCGGGCGATCCGGACGCGATGACCTCGGCCATCAAGCAGGTCAAGGATGCCGGCAAGTTCGTCACCGTGGTCGACCGCCAGCTGTCCATCGACGGCGTGGAAAACCTCTACGTGGCCGGCGACAATCCGGGCCTTGGCGCCAATTCGGCTGAATACTTCAAGGAAGCCATGCCGGATGGCGGCAATATCGTCATCCTGCGCGGCCTGCCGATCCCGATCGACCAGCAGCGTTTCGACGCCTTCATGGCCGGCATCGAAGGCTCCAACATCACCGTTCTCGACGATGAGTTCGCCAACTGGAACCGCGATGACGGCTTCAAGGTGATGCAGGACTTCCTGACCCGCTTTCCCGACATCAAGGGCGTCTGGGCTCAGGATGACGACATTGCGCTCGGCGCGATCGAAGCCATTCGCCAGGCCGGCCGCGAAAGCGAAATGTTCATCGTCGGCGGCGCCGGGATGCAGCAGATGCTGCAGCGCGTGCAGGCCGGTGACGCACTGGTGCCGGTGGATGTGAGCTACAGCCCGGCCATGATCGCGACGGCCATCGAGCTGACGACCTCGCACTTCACGGGCGGCATCCAGGTTGCGGGCCGCTACATCCTCGACTCGACCCTGATCACGCAGGACAATGTCGAAGGCTTCCTTGACGCAGAAAGCCCGTTCTGA
- a CDS encoding sugar ABC transporter ATP-binding protein yields the protein MVEEQAKSAQPILSANRISKSFGEIPVLFSIDYDIAPGEVHAIIGENGAGKSTLIKILSGIEQPTSGSIAFDGETVVLPPDGKAEALGIVLIHQELNLAEHLTVADSIFLGRELKRGPFLDVGEMRRRAAAIMETLHVTVDPDARISSLSVADKQMVEIAKAISRDARVLIMDEPTAVLSVGETQTLFEQIRRLTARGVAVVFISHKLDEIMELANRVTVLRDGQLIATVGTEALTPDSIAQMMVGRELSNLYPPKHEPDVDAPVVLRVAGLQTKSVTDISFELRRGEILGFAGLIGSGRTAVAEAVVGLTHRLAGEVALDDQAVNFTRVAQSVDAGLAYMTKDRKGKGLLLNMGLRPNLTLLTLSKHLRAGFLDTSSEQRALDRAVRRFDIRARDASVAVGRLSGGNQQKLMLGKTMESEPDIIIMDEPTRGIDVGTKQQIYHIIAALAAEGKSVIVISSELQEVIGLSHRVVVMRQGRIAGVLEGAEITEEEIMRYAAGIKQSGHDERISA from the coding sequence ATGGTTGAAGAGCAGGCAAAGTCCGCCCAGCCGATTCTGTCGGCCAACCGCATCTCCAAGTCATTCGGCGAAATTCCGGTGCTGTTCAGCATCGACTACGACATTGCGCCCGGCGAAGTGCATGCCATCATCGGCGAAAACGGCGCCGGCAAGTCGACGCTGATCAAAATTCTATCGGGCATCGAGCAGCCGACTTCGGGTTCGATCGCTTTCGATGGCGAGACTGTTGTGCTGCCGCCGGACGGCAAGGCCGAAGCCCTGGGCATCGTACTCATCCACCAGGAACTCAACCTGGCCGAGCACCTCACGGTCGCCGACTCCATCTTTCTGGGTCGCGAACTGAAGCGCGGACCATTTCTCGATGTTGGCGAAATGCGCCGGCGGGCAGCGGCCATCATGGAAACGCTGCATGTGACGGTGGATCCCGACGCCCGGATTTCGAGCCTGTCCGTCGCCGACAAGCAAATGGTCGAGATCGCCAAGGCCATCAGCCGGGATGCGCGTGTCCTGATCATGGATGAGCCCACGGCAGTGCTTTCGGTGGGCGAAACCCAGACGCTGTTCGAGCAAATCCGCCGCCTGACGGCGCGGGGCGTGGCCGTGGTGTTCATTTCCCACAAGCTCGACGAAATCATGGAACTGGCCAATCGGGTCACGGTGCTGCGCGACGGTCAATTAATCGCTACTGTCGGCACCGAGGCCCTGACCCCGGACAGCATCGCGCAGATGATGGTGGGACGCGAACTGTCCAACCTCTATCCGCCCAAGCATGAACCGGACGTGGATGCGCCGGTGGTTCTGCGCGTTGCCGGGCTGCAGACCAAGTCGGTGACAGACATTTCCTTCGAGTTGCGGCGCGGCGAAATACTCGGCTTTGCCGGTTTGATCGGGTCCGGGCGAACGGCGGTCGCCGAAGCCGTAGTCGGCCTGACGCACCGGCTAGCCGGAGAGGTCGCGCTCGACGACCAGGCCGTGAACTTCACCCGCGTGGCGCAATCGGTGGATGCCGGGCTCGCCTATATGACCAAGGATCGCAAGGGCAAGGGTCTGCTGCTCAACATGGGTCTGCGGCCGAATTTGACGCTGCTGACGCTCAGCAAACACCTGCGGGCAGGATTTCTCGATACGTCCAGCGAGCAGCGCGCGCTTGACAGGGCTGTCCGGCGCTTCGACATCCGCGCTCGCGACGCCTCGGTGGCGGTCGGGCGCCTTTCAGGCGGCAATCAGCAGAAGCTGATGCTGGGCAAGACCATGGAAAGCGAGCCCGACATCATCATCATGGATGAGCCGACCCGCGGCATCGATGTCGGCACCAAGCAGCAGATTTATCACATCATCGCGGCGCTGGCCGCCGAGGGCAAATCGGTGATCGTCATCTCCTCCGAATTGCAGGAAGTGATTGGGCTCAGCCACCGCGTCGTGGTGATGCGCCAGGGCCGGATCGCGGGCGTGCTCGAAGGCGCCGAGATCACCGAAGAAGAAATCATGCGGTACGCCGCGGGCATCAAGCAGAGTGGACACGATGAGCGTATCAGCGCCTGA
- a CDS encoding ABC transporter permease: MSVSAPEIAPKARTGLKLDLKTVGPLVALALLVLLGIGLNENFLSYNNLTNVLARSSFIGIIAIGATFVITSGGLDLSVGSMAAVIAGVMIMVMNWLIPTFGIGWGVILAGMAAGILLGGVAGVGNGLMITRGRIEAFIVTLGTMGIFRSLVTFLADGGTLSLNFQVADVYRPVYYDGLLGIPYPILVFALVAIGGEIVMRRTAFGRHCAAIGSNEQVARYSSINVDNVRLITYILQGVLVAVAVLLYVPRLGSASSTTGVLWELEAIAAVIIGGTTLKGGYGRVWGTVVGVIILGLIGNILNLQSFISPYLNGAFQGVIIILAVLLQRPRRAS; the protein is encoded by the coding sequence ATGAGCGTATCAGCGCCTGAAATAGCGCCCAAGGCGCGCACCGGCCTCAAGCTGGATCTGAAGACCGTTGGTCCCCTTGTCGCGCTGGCCCTGCTGGTGCTCCTGGGCATCGGGCTGAACGAGAATTTCCTCAGCTACAACAACCTCACCAATGTTCTGGCCAGATCCAGCTTCATCGGCATCATCGCCATTGGCGCGACCTTCGTCATCACTTCGGGCGGGCTCGACCTGTCGGTCGGCTCGATGGCGGCGGTGATTGCCGGGGTCATGATCATGGTGATGAACTGGCTGATCCCCACCTTCGGCATCGGCTGGGGCGTGATCCTTGCCGGCATGGCCGCCGGTATTCTGCTCGGTGGTGTTGCCGGTGTTGGCAATGGCCTGATGATCACACGCGGCCGCATCGAGGCTTTCATCGTTACCTTGGGCACGATGGGCATATTCCGCTCGCTGGTGACCTTCCTCGCCGATGGCGGCACGCTGTCGCTCAATTTCCAGGTCGCCGACGTCTATCGCCCCGTCTATTACGACGGCCTGCTGGGCATTCCTTACCCCATACTTGTCTTCGCGCTGGTGGCGATCGGCGGCGAGATCGTCATGCGCCGCACCGCCTTCGGCCGGCATTGCGCTGCCATCGGCTCCAACGAGCAGGTGGCCCGCTATTCCTCGATCAATGTCGATAATGTCCGGCTGATCACATACATCCTGCAGGGCGTGCTGGTCGCCGTGGCCGTGCTGCTCTACGTGCCGCGCCTGGGGTCGGCCTCGAGCACCACCGGTGTGCTTTGGGAACTCGAAGCCATCGCGGCAGTGATCATCGGCGGCACTACCCTCAAGGGCGGCTATGGCCGCGTCTGGGGCACTGTCGTGGGTGTCATCATCCTGGGGTTGATCGGCAATATCCTCAACCTGCAGAGCTTTATCAGCCCGTATCTCAACGGGGCTTTCCAGGGCGTCATCATCATTCTGGCCGTGCTGCTGCAACGCCCACGCCGCGCAAGCTGA
- a CDS encoding metalloregulator ArsR/SmtB family transcription factor, whose translation MTDDPLSQTLNALADPTRRAILARLSRGEASVNDLAEPFPMTLAAVSKHIKVLESAGLVSRGRNAQYRPCKLEAAPMRQVVTYLEFYRRFWDQNLDQLDAYLTKLQTPENDSRN comes from the coding sequence ATGACGGATGACCCGCTCTCACAGACGCTCAATGCCCTGGCCGATCCTACGCGGCGAGCAATCCTGGCGCGCTTGAGCCGGGGTGAGGCCAGTGTCAACGACCTGGCGGAGCCGTTTCCAATGACGCTCGCGGCGGTGTCCAAACACATCAAGGTACTGGAAAGCGCCGGCCTCGTGTCGCGCGGCCGCAATGCGCAATACCGCCCCTGCAAACTGGAGGCCGCGCCCATGCGTCAGGTCGTGACCTATCTCGAGTTCTACCGCAGGTTCTGGGATCAGAACCTCGACCAACTCGATGCCTATCTCACCAAATTGCAAACCCCCGAAAACGACAGCAGGAACTGA
- a CDS encoding heavy-metal-associated domain-containing protein, with amino-acid sequence MDPKTTVTVNDMTCGHCVGTVRGALEEALPGARIEIDLATHKVSFTGDKAKGEAAIRDAGYTPEP; translated from the coding sequence ATGGACCCAAAAACGACAGTCACCGTCAATGACATGACGTGCGGCCATTGCGTCGGCACCGTGCGCGGGGCCCTCGAAGAGGCCCTGCCCGGTGCCCGCATCGAGATCGATCTTGCAACCCACAAGGTGAGCTTCACGGGCGACAAGGCCAAGGGCGAAGCGGCTATTCGCGATGCCGGATATACGCCGGAGCCGTAG